CATGTACCTTTGGCTTATTTGGGTGGCTCCGGTTTGGGCTTTGGACAGCAGCACTTTCTGCAGGCCCAAATATATTGCTGGTGGCCCCTCCAGGAGGTACAGGTCTTTGTGGTTGAGCTGGAATTTCAGGTTCCCCAAATATTCCGCTGGTTTTTCCACCTATGGAACATACACAACGTCACCACATCTACTACAAATGATGGAGCCTCTCATCTTATCACTGTCCATCATCAAACATGAAGTGTCAACGAAAGAACGTACAGCTGGGTAAGATATTCATACGTTAGAATTCAGGCCATTGAATCCGATATGATTGATGACCATTTGACTTTCATGCATGTGCTGCGCAGGTCTGACCTGGGGGATTGGAGCGTCGGGGCGTGTTCTGAGGTTCCTCAGGAGGAGCGAAAACTTTAGAGGCCATCTTATTTGACCTTCTTGGGGATGCAGAGTCATCTTCATAGCCACCGAAGACGTTACTAGCCCCACCTCCCGGAGGCCTCAGCACCCTGCCAAAACAAACATAATATTAGACAAGAGTCGGCACAGACATAATATTTCTCCAATGGTATTCCACTATTAAATGTCAAATGGAATATACAGTTCTACAACTTGAGACTGACTTAGTCCTATATTCTTTGTCAGTGTGTATTATATAGTGTAAATCATTTCCTCTTTTCTCTTGTAAAATGTgggatacaaaaaaaacaagaagcagaTGTTTTTGGAACCAGAGGTTGCACACACGCTGACAAAATAACGGGTTGTTGCAGATCACACACAGGGACGGCGCCACACGTCCGACACCTTTGACCAGTCTGAAGTTTACGGCGAGCAACCACAAACTTTGCCAGAGACATTCAACGTTGATCTTCCACCGCAACAACGTGGCTCAGAGGATCGTGCGAACAATGACGAAGACATACGGAGGGGGATTCACACTTCCGCAGCAGACAACGCCTGGACCGGTTAGCACGAAAGGCTAACTGGGGCTTTCATGCGAGCTACAGTTGGAAGTAAGCTCCACCTCCACGCACAACGCCTAAGCCAAACCGACTTGAACCCGACAATACACGTTGTTTAACCTTATGTTTGAAGTCAAAGAACGCAACTACAGCGATGTCAAAGTGGCTCGCTCAATCGACTGGACGCTGCGGACCCAGCGGTTTGGTGTTGCGACCACACAACACTAGCACACACGCAGTCGTCACCTGGAGCTCGGTTTGGAACCGGTGTCCAATCCCTGGAACATGTTCGTCGAAGTcattgtggttttgttttgagcCTTCACGTCTACGCACACAACTTTGCCAACTGGACGAGTAACGAGTTCCGCCCAGTCGAACTCCGTAGTCAAGAATTTCAGTCCTCCCCTGCGACTGCTACTCAGAGGGGCGCTCGATTTCTGCACAACACATCCCGCCGAGGGAACTTCTGCGTTGTATAGTTCAcgttaaaaatacataaaacaaaggaagaaaatatGGGAGATGTATTTACATAtacaatgtgtttttgaatCCATAAAATGACAGGCCACGTAAATGTTACAGATACTTTTCAATACAAGTATCCGCCCATGGGAAGTGTGACCCTTTAAAAGCCACACCCGTGCCCTGTTTTAAAAATGCGAACTTCAAACGATGTATAATGACAATTAATATTGCCCTAAAGTTCAACTCATTTGACTCGGGCTATTCAATTAACACGAGATATTAGACAATGTTAAACAGCGGGTTGTATGTCAGAGCAGTCTACCGTCACGTTCcttgttttcaaaacacaatGGTTCGGTATTAAATGTAACACccaaatacaattgaaaatggAGCTGCATTGAACTTCTgatacttttaaaatgtttatctATGTCACCATTGGATCCATGATGGCTTTAGTCATGTGAGGGTCACAACCTAAAAAGTAATTCATATTTAACAAAAACTTGGAGAATGTTTCTCCACGTCACTTTACACGCAAAGtcgttaaaaaaaagaaagaaacaggaagagtGCCTCGATTGGTCCTTGGTCGTATTCAAACTTGCAAATAATTGGCGTAGCAATCTGTCAGTTATCTATTTATTATACGCCTCCCTGTTTTTATGGCCAATCAGAGCTATTGTTTTCGTGTCGCGGTGGGCGTGCCAACGCGCGTGCAGACTCGAGCCACAGGAACTGTCATCGCTGAGAGGTTGGAAGGCGGCTGTCAGCTAGCGATGCTAACTTATGTTTGGACTGGAAATTACTCCGAGAAACTTCCActtgaggtgaacattttatatcGACGTGTCATTCCAGATCCAAGTTAAGGTACTGTTTTTGCTTGCCTTTAGTTACAGTTATGTTTTTGCGCTCACGACTTGTTTGATTTGTGTTAGCTGGAAAACCACAACGCTAACATGCGCCAAATGAATGGACACCTGTTTACATGTTTTTCCGCGAAGGAACCTTTTAAATATCACATTGTTCCTGCAGTGTCAGTAAGTAGGTCCTGAGTCCAGTGTTTAAAGAACTGAACGTATGTATTGTTATTTCTGGAAGAATGCCTGAAAAGCAACACTAAATTAACAAAAAGACTTACAATAACTTGCTATTTCTCATGTGTAATGGCGAGTATCGTGTTGTAAAACACGAATTGCGTCTGATATATGATAAACtatttacatttgaatttgTGTGTGCATTGCACTTTACGTGTATTTTCTCAATGAGGTTGAGTGATTTAAAATATAGTGAGTGAACCTCAAAGTGAATTCATATCGTGTTTATAGGTTAAGCAGTTTTCATAACCCTTATTTTAATAGTAGTTGAGCTTTTTTTTACAGTTAATGCGGCAAGTTTACCTTTTACACAAACCTGAAATTACATAAAATTGCAGTTGGTGGTAACTGGAGTTCCTTTACCCATTACTCACTGTCCCTTTGTCTTATTTTCGCTGCTATGATGGAGTAAAACTTTGGAAATCAATATCAATAAACTACAGATGTATTTAACGGGAAACTCACATTGAAACACCAACTATGTATATTTCTGCTTTGCGATACAAAAGCACTTGTTGTTTGCTAACTTAGACATGTTCCCTTGTTTCTGTTCACAGCTTGATGATGGAGTTAGTTTGAATGAATGCTTAGTGAGTGATTTGTGGACGATGGCAACTAGAATAAATGTGTAACAGCTGGTTTGTAGGTTAAACGTAACAACAATGGTGTGTGATTGATTTGCTTTATTTCTGTATGAGACTGTGACGTCAAGTTAGTCCTCTTGCGAACACTTTAATAAAACAATGCATATCGACGCAGAAAATACTGACAGACTAACGCAGGTCCTCTGTCGATATGTGAAGTGTGTCCCCTTGCAAATATGTTCATTCGTTCTATTCCTTTTGATATATTATCACCGACTAATGTTGCCGATGGTGAACAGTTGAGCTGCGCACAGTTGAGTTCAGTCGAGGCTGGAGCAAGAAGAGGGCAAGAGAGCTGGGAGACAGTTGGAGCTTTTATTATGCCCACATTGATCATTTGTTGCTTATTTACCCGGTCGGACCCATGGTGAAGAGAAAGAAGACGTCATCGACAACCGAAGAGCATGAAAATGGGTATATTTGCGTTAGAATTAAACACTTTAATCATAGGTCGAATGTGCCGAGGACTGTTGGTCGTCGTTTCTGCAGGGCGCTAAACGGAAAAGCGCTCGCATTTGAATTTAGTTGGAATACAGCCTCGAATGTTAACTCTCGGGAATATGGACCACTCGTTTAGCATGTCGGTTAGTTTGTGCACACTTTGACGTGTTTTCGGTGATTTATTTGGTGGTTTTAGATGGATATTTTTGGCGTTGTTTTGTCGGGACTGGAGAGGGGATTTGAAACAAACAGCGGCGGCCATGTTGAGAGACAGTGAACGTCGTCTTTAGAAGTTCATTCCGAGCAACGTTTCGCTCATAATCTGTTAATTTTCGCTGGAtgtgttttggcagcatgacatcGGGATCCAGGGAGGGGATCGGTGTCGATGGGGGAAGGAATCCGGCCAGGAAAGCCGAAGGTTGCGACGAAGAGGAGAGCGGAGAGCCAGCGACCGAGGAGCGCAGTACAAAGGGAGACGACGGAGTGGAAATTCTTAATCCATCAGTCTCGGGTCTCAGTCCCGGTCCAACTCCGGTCCCGCTACCGAACCGAACAGGACCGGCTTCGACCCAACAGTCTCAGTCCTCCACGGAGCCGGCCCCTCCTTGTCACGACCAACATCATTTTCTACGATCAAGTGTTCGACCTCCAAGCAAGAGGATCCGGAAGGATTCCATAGGCTCAGCCATCAACGGACACGGAGGGACCAAATCCAGAGGTACTGTAGATGACCCGTGCGTGGGGTTAGTCGGGGTCACTTAAATTATTAATTTGGATAGTCGTTTTTTTGTTCAGCCCTTGGGAGAACTGGATTTCCTGCAGCATTTCAGTGAAATGTCTGCAACTTGAAATGATAGAGAAACTGAAGAAACTCTTCACCAGGAGTAACATTTGTCACGCCTAAATCAGACGAGCTTTCTTGTTGCAGTTGTTTTAATAGTGTTCACTTTCCAAGTACAGAAGGgacagaatattttattttgagcaaGTGTACCTTAATTTTCTTATACTATTATTTATCATAGTACAACATTCAAGCTTTAAATAACATTTCGAACTGATGTCCATGTctcatttcaaacatttatgacaaaagCAAACGACTAAATAAATAACCAGAATTGAGTGATCAAATTCTATTTGTcacacagaattaaaaaaacatttttctgacaCCTGAAATAAAATTTAGAAGGTACCTCAACTTtctgatatatttattttaagatggTTATGGGCAAGCGTGTGTTCACAGTGTCGACACCGTTTATGAAACGAATAAAACTCCACTCACGACAGTCCATAAACAGCATTTCCTTGATTTTACCCTCGTGACTGGAGTGATTGCAAAATGATCTTAGGTGACTTGCCAGCACATCGAAAACACCCGAGTAACAGTCTCGCAGCACTGACGGGCGACAGAGAAATGATGGCCTCAAAgcggtcaagacctcagatagttatTAGTTGCTCTACCGGGCTACTGCTAAGGCTAGGTCAGGTGTAGTTGCTGCCCCAGAATTCTGCttatgtattagactcctcagtcagggaatacatttcttggatataacttgttggtaCTCATTCTTACAAGTAAACGGACGCACAGAGGTACACAGTAGGTGTATTTCCAATAGCTCTGACCTCAAAACCAACACACAcgttaaatatatttatttttataataccGAGGTGTGGAGAGGACGATGTGATGTTCTGCTGCCTGTCAAAGTTGTAAccacatgcatttttaatgtcgATGTGGCAGTGTGACTGCTGTAAAGGCATGTGGTCGAAGTTCAATAATGTGTCCGAAAATTCATTTTCAGGCGGACCTCAGTTTGTTCTTTAGAGCTGACCGTACTGAGGAATGCAGGGGGATCTAGAATGCGACTGAATGGAGCTCAGTTTATTTTAATCTGATGCTATATTGGTACATGTCTATTTGGAACGAGACACATCTGGGTTACCGCTGCCGCACACGCATTTGCATCAGCATGTCTACAGTTagtttcacagcactggctggTGGCAGTGTCCAGCTGagatcagtgtttgtttggtttcctCCTGGCATTGTGCGCTAGGATACATTTGGCTGTCCGAGCCCACAACAAGGTGGTTTTGAACTCTCGACTCGCAGCCATATGGGCTCATTTTTTCTGCCGTGCTGCCAAAATTCAGCCCAGTGAGGCAGGGAAGCGGCAGGGGGTGTGACTGGTTAAGTTGTTTGGCTGGAGAGGAGTTTATAAAATACAGAGTAAAATATCTGATTTAAGTGTTTGTGTCCTACtaatttcttgttgttgtttttttgtgtgtgtgtgttacagccTCGGAGAATGGATCATCCACCCAGGGATCGGTGGGTCAGTCAGGGCCTTTGGCCAGTACCTTGGGGGGTGTTTCTAAGGCCTCCAAAGGCCAAGGTCCTACTGATAAAGAAGAACAAGCTGGCAACCAGAAGAGGGCTCGTCGACAGTGGGAGTCATGGAGtgctgaagacaaaaacagcttTTTTGAGGGGCTGTATGAGGTACGTTTTTAGATACCTGCTTAGGTatatcttttttaaatgttaaggATGATTAAAAAGTGGTTCCAACAAGGAAGTTACCTCTAGATAAATTTAGTTATTAAACACTTGAATTTCATGAACACAGGGTGGGTGAAATGGTcccacaaaaatgtattttaaatgttataaaaatgtggcttttttttccctccaaaagtgCAACTCGGGTTGCCTCCCATTATGTATATTGCAGACACATTTTAGACCCTCAAtctcacatttacattttgccTGTGTACTGAATTAAGTAACAGCAATTGGGGAGATGCTCAGTGTTGAACCTTGTTGTGGTTTGACGTCACACTTTTTCGGGGTCAAAGCTTGTATATTTGAGATGGTGTTCAACGATGTCACTGTTGTGTAGTGACAACTTATATTGGGAGAACATAGTGGAGGTGGCTGCCTGAATGTTAGAGcactagtgctgtgtttaaaaaatcgattttctgattctgaatcgattcgtacattaaTTCCATGAAAATCGATTTGTgtgtccaaagatcggattaattaatttacgttttaacacatattctccgggtgaagtccaaGCCCTTTGACgacctcacgagtcacgtgacgcgacatcacccagcgctcctgtccaagccatccaccgggccacaacaaatgaaactcgagcgaactttaccaccaCCGGGTagttctgcacgctctgtcaaaataactgaagtgaTTGCGGGCTTCacttgcaaagatatgcgccggGTTAGGgtcttccgtcgttgaaaacgagggcttcaggcggctaatgaccGTAATAGAGCCACACTACGCTATGGTGTCTctcaaacgtctgttatcccaagcATTGCACCggtcagtaaaagaaaacgtgaaaagtaagatTCAGTCggcagtcagggtgggcattacaagAGATACGTGGACATCTTGGCAGTCTTACacgagtctgacaactcactatattgatgaggagtgagacctcttgtcgtacgtactacagaccacagagaactgttcacatactgcgcaatgaccgtcaggttgctgtgaagtcagcactctgttgacattttcactcgctgagaatatctttctttcattttgataataaaataaaaatgcattagtattaaacagcatcttttgggtgaattgtTCATGtcctatttctaataatgcagcAGTCCCATGAGCCAGTCCCATCTGccgttctgtgtctggatctttattatcatttactatgaatccttcattcatttcctgttgaatgtcaatatgatactagtattaatatgTTGCgtcacttgtcatgtgattatggcagtagctcagaaaatggtttaaatactaacctgaagaGATTGGatggaatcgaatcgattcttgaaattagaatcgatacccagccctataGAGCACTGCAGGGATCTGTAGTGTAGTGAGGTTTGTGGCTGCCGACAGACTTGTACATGGTTGTTGCATCGTTCTTGTGTGTGGCTGCTATACAAACTGATAAGCTGTTGCGCTGGTTAAATCCTCACCACTTCTATCTTGACCCACGTACTGCCAACCAAATTGTCACCCGCTAAATCCAAAGTCGCCGCTGTGTTTCTTGCATGCAGCGCTTTCACTGCCACTTCGATTTCCGTCTGCTCCTCTCTAGCATGGGAAGGATTTCGAGGCCATCCAGAACAACATCGCCATGAAGTACAAGAAGCGAGGGAAGCCTGCCAACATGGTGAAGAACAAGGAGCAGGTGCGCCActtctactaccggacctggcACAAGATCTCCAAACACATCGACTTTGCTAACGGTGAGCCGCCAGATATTTTTCATCAAAGCCTTTTTTTGTAAACACATGCCGTTGCCTGTCCTCAGTTTACGCCCGTGTGCTGAAGAAGTCCTCCCAGGAACTCTACGGGCTCATCTGCTACGCTGAGCTCCGCAAGAAAGTGGGAGGCTGTGAGTGTCGGAGCCGTCCTTGTTTACACTGCGTTTATGTTCCAGTGATTAGGCAGGAGGTCACGAGGGGGCAGCTGCTCCTGAGGGACGGAAGGTTGTAAACATAACAGGTTGTGTTTCGTCTCCCACAGTAATGGACGATAAGAACGTGGCAAAGCTGAATGAGCTCATCCAACAAGGGTGAGTCCAAATGTTATAACCGTCTGCGGTTATGACCTCATGCGGCCAAACGTGCCATGCTTCTGTCTCCGCAGGGCCACCACTGTGCGCTCCAAAGGCAGGAACCTGCGGATCAAAGCCCCCATGTGTCGAGCGCTGAAGAAACTTTGTGATCCAGATGGTAAGATCCAGGTGACCCAGAAGATGATGGGGAAACAACATCGCAGCATAAAGATGTCAGGAACAGCGGGGGTGGGGTTTGATAGCAACAATAGCAACGTGTGGGCTTGTCGTGTTTCCATGGTTACCCAGATTATGGAAGAGAAAGACTGAACGCACTGACCCAAAGGCTAGATTATAGAGCAGGTGACCATTTTTTAAACTAGTGTCTCTATTTTTGTGGACAGTTTCCTCATATGGTTCAGAATCATTTTGCCTATTTAGAACACTGGGTCTGTCAGTTTTTGACCCATATCTCAGTCAGTAAACCCTGGAAACTTTGAAGTCAAATCCCTTTCATCTGCAGGCGTGAGTGACGAGGAGGACCAGAAGCCAGTGCGTCTTCCTCTCAAGGTCGCTGTGGAGCTGCAGCCGCGAAGCAACCAGTCGTGGACCCGAGTCCAGAGTCTTGCTCACAACCCCCGTCTAAGGTGAGAGCTTTCATCCTCTGTGACAGTCTGTATTTCAGTCACCTTCTGTTCATACACTTAAACCCATGAATGTCCTCTCTTGCATAAAAAAACTCATGCTCCGCAACATTTCCTGAGCATTGCTCAGCTCTTTATTTTTAGACTGAAAGCTGTCGTCGTGGTCTCAATACTGTGTTTCAGGATTTTACTTTCTCTGGAAGTTCAGTTAAATTTGGGCTGTGGATTGTTGATCTGCAGATGTAATGATCCAGCACATTCATCTGTTGTTTGACCTGTGCAGAACACTGTCACAGATGAATGATGGGGAGAACAGAAATAGCACTTTTGTGAAGTAATTCTAGTGTTGTGTTACAGCGATGGGACCATGTGATTCATAAACACAACTTCCTCTCTAGTGATGTTCCTATTAAAGCATCTCTAATTGCAGGATGGTGGTGGAGCTCCACAGGAAGGTCTCCAGTCTCATCGAGTACCTGAAGCAGAAGTGGGCATACCACGACCAGCGAATCGTATCCTTACACCTGGTTTTAGATCAAAATCCCGAGCAGAGATCCGCGGATCTGTGTCTGTCACCAATGACCTTGACTCTGACCTCTGCAGCTGAAGAGTCTGATGGAACGTGAGGCTCTGGAGGGAACCTCTTCCAACTCTCCCACCAAGTCCTGGCTAGAGGAGCTCTTCTTGTTCCCGGCCGAGAGCAGCACTTTAACCACGCTGCCCGGCGTGGCCCGAGTGGTCCACTCCAAGGCCTCCTGCACTGTCCACTGGCAGGAGAGCGGGAAGAACCGGCCCAATACCAAGGAGCTGCCCACTGTCCAGATCCTGGGGATTCAATCGGCAGCTCGCGCTAAGCCTGGAAAAGCAACTTCTGCGGTGTCGGTGAGCGCCTGTGAGGCCTCACTGGAGAGGGCGGAGGAGAAGACTGCACTCTCTGGGGTGTCACCTGCCTCATGTGTGCCGGTGGTTGCCAGAGAGGAGGCCGTCGAGGGGAGCAAGATTCCTCTGGGCGAAGACGGGATCTGTGGTTCATCTGTGACCAGTACAACAGATAATATGTGCATTGGTGCGGAGAGCTTGTCAGAGCTAAGCAAAGAGGAGCAGAACCTCGGCACCTCCTCGCCAGAGATGACGCCGTCTCCTCCAGCGAAGGCTCCGGTGGCTGCCTCAGACGAGGGACTTCTGTCCGGCGCTAAAGAGCGGACGATCGAGCAGATCAGGGAGGAAGGCTGGAGTGCCCGCGACGCGGAGAACGTCACGCTGGCTGAGCTCTACCTGATGTTCGGGAAGCCCGGGAAGTTGCAGCTGGAGTACGAGTGGCAGACTGTCGCGCCTCCAGACGGCAGCCAGGAACACGGACTCACCGTCAAACCAAACCCTACACAACGTGTTCTGCGTTGTCTGCTCAGGCTGGTCAACACTGAGGTCAACCCCAAACCAGTGGTAAGGATGATCTTCTTATGTTCAGACACACTCCatccaggaaacattcagttgAAATCGTGTTCTCCTCGCAGCCGCCTGAGTTGTGTTCCACTGCCACCTCCCCTCTCAAGAGCCAGCAGGACGAGCCTCTCACTCCTCCAGGGAAAGCTCAGGTAGCAGGGGTCCGCAGCCCCAACTATAGTCGGCAGCAGCTCACCGCCCGAGGGGCGAGGTCTAACGTCGGGGGCGCAGGTACCGATCCCATATGTCCTAGTCAGCAAGGTCGCGTCCGGACAATCATGACTGGCGTCTGCGCAGGCGGACGGAACCTTCCTCGCTCCCTGCTGGGGTCCAGCGATCCAGAGAGCGGAGTGTTTGCAGTGCCCACGACCCTCCCCCCAAACAGCTCCCGACACAACCGAATGTTCTCCCCCAACAAGGAGGCGGAGCTCGCGCTGAGGCAGCAGCTCGACTCCATCAGCGTAAGAGAAGCCTGTTTTCTGACAACTCTTCTTGAGCCCATCTTGCTCCCGTAGTGCCACCCTGGACTCTGCAGGGTTAAagttgaatttgtgatgaatcagGTTTTCCTCCGCAGATGCACTCGGACCTTTTCCTCTCCAGACAGAGGAAGCCTCGAAACAGACAGTTGCGCAAGCCACTGgtggttcaggtgagtcactCAGAGCAGTGAGGGCGGAGCtttgaaaaagagaaaaatgcaGAGTCATGAAGATGATCCCCTTCTTGCCTGCAGAGGACTTTGCTGCCGCGGACGACGGGCGACACGCCGCAGCACGTCTGCTCCTTCTCCATCCTGTCCAACTCTTCCGCCACAGGTACAACAGCCTCCTGCAGCACGAGCTGCGTCTGAGTCAGCTGACCTTTCTGTCACCTTCATCAGGAACTGGATCTTTTCGGCCAATCCAAACGCGACTCACTCCCCCCTCACGACCTCCTCAGTCCAAAACTGCTCCTGGTGCTTCGACATCTGCAGTGAGCAGCCAGCTCTCCAGTATGTTGCTCACATCGTGGCTTCTTCTTTAGTAAATACAGCTGAGTGTGCGGTGAGTTTGAAACCACAATGTGTGTTCAGGCGCCATCGACCTGGCAGCTAAATCGGCTGGCATCATCCCTGAGAGTCCCCGCAGAGACGGCGACGTGCCCTCTGGTGACAACACCTTGATCACGACTGAAACACTCCCTAAAGGCCAGGAGGACTCACGGCTTCTCCAGCACTCCATCACTGAGGTTAGGGATCTGAACACTACATGTTCATGCAGAGCATGTAGTGTTTCAAGGTGGcgctgttctctctctctcgctgcagAACGGTCTGGCTCAGCCTCCGTCACCCGGAGCGGACTCTCTTCTGTCGCCCCCTAGTGTCGCCTCACTCTTAGACATCTCCCTCCCGGGTCCCCCCGAAGAAGCACTGGCGCCCGGGGAGCCTCAGACGCACATCAGTGACTCCATCATCGAGCTGGCCATCAACTCAGCCCACTATGGTGAGTCTGCACGGTGGGCGGAGCCCGGGACAGCGTCACTGAGGGTTCCGTGTTCCCATCCAGGCGAGGAGTCGGCGCTCTCTCCGGCGAAGCTCGGCGGCCAGGCTGCCAAACTGTTGACCTCGTCTCCCTCAGCGAGTCCATCCAGAGGCTGGATCCCCTCACCCAGTCACGACCCCCAGTGGTACCCCAGCGACTCCTCAGACTCCACGCTCGGGTGCCTCCTGTGTAAGCCCTGAACTCCTCAGCAAATCTGCTGGTGCTTGAGACGGACGTGTCAGGAACACACTAGAGCTTCAGACATTTATTAGTTGCCGACAACTTCCGTCCATCCGACTCCTCCTCACCGCTTGTCTCCCTCCACAGCGAGTATGGTGTCGCCTGAGAAGAGCCGGCGCCCCACCTTGACCCCCTCTGGTCCCTCCAGCGGCACTGCCTTGTTTGGTCCCAGCCTCCTGGACTGCAACTCCCATGATTCCTTTCAGTCCCGCGGCCTCCCTGACGTGGCAGAAGTAAGACCTGTTCCTGTTCTGATGAGAGCATCACACTCGGCAGCTGTCACTTCAAGAGGCTAAGGACTGGTGCTTCTCCGGCAGGTGGACACCCAGCTGGCGTGCATGATGagcgagagcagcgtggactACATCGCCCGCTTCAACGACCTCGCCCAGCAGCTGGCCGTCACCGAGCCCTCCGTCTCACCCCCCTGAAGCAGCAGCCATCCTCGCCCTCGTGTGTTTAAGTGCAATAATTACCGTGAACTTTGACCTTCCCGTCTGGAGCTGCAGttgaagaaagagagagaagaaagaaaaaacaaacaaaacccttTAACAGCGACAACACGACCTCATGTACAGGAACCTTCTCTGCCATTCAACAACCCGTGTGTTCTACTCGGAGACGGCCAAAAggtgcagcagggggcgccaaaaGCTGCTCCTCTTCAGTAGTAGTAAGTCTTCGGCGTTCGGCAGCTTTCGCTTACCTCAACAAGATGGCCGACCTGTTTGGGGAACTCTATGGAAGTGAGGTCAttttataaacaaaaacaactttcccTTTTTCTTGCACTTTTTACGAGCCTCACTTTTAAGAAAAAATAACAGAATTTTCTCTTTAATTTATGAtaattttctcctttttttataatttaaatTGAAACGATTCCATCGATCTGACAGACTGAACACGTGACACTCCATCCCATCTCCGCAACACTCGACCTTTAACGTTGGCATTCCTTTCACCTctgaagccaaactgtttcagatttaacactgaaaaacatcaagataattCACTGGTGAATCTCAGGTGAATATAGAAGAAGCATTCAAAACATGAATCATGTCAGTGCAGCATATTCATCGAAACACACAAATGCTAATGCCAACTAACATGTCAATTTCCAGTCCAACCTTGGAGGAAAAACAACGACACTAACAGGACCGCTTCAAAGCCACACCCGCCAGTGTTGCCGAGTCTTCAAGAGCTTCCACACTTGGGATTATAATCCCGCGCCGCATCAGTCGTTTGACTTCGAATTCCTGTTGAATAAGTTTCTATTTGCAGGAATTCCAGCGTCGACATTTGTAACAAAGTGTAAATAGTTGACGGGACTATTTATTGTTGGAAAATTCAGACGAGTGGATTTAATTTAAGAGCtctgaaaaaa
The genomic region above belongs to Synchiropus splendidus isolate RoL2022-P1 chromosome 19, RoL_Sspl_1.0, whole genome shotgun sequence and contains:
- the jpt2 gene encoding jupiter microtubule associated homolog 2, whose translation is MTSTNMFQGLDTGSKPSSRVLRPPGGGASNVFGGYEDDSASPRRSNKMASKVFAPPEEPQNTPRRSNPPGGKTSGIFGEPEIPAQPQRPVPPGGATSNIFGPAESAAVQSPNRSHPNKPKDNLTVGAEPESPAPVVKVVQPVVEAEPAPPAVAAAAKEKPGPVPQPQTQSTSSSSSSSSPSSPSPPDDNLKKHEPHLGPKPRSHNRVLNPPGGKSSVVFY